The sequence below is a genomic window from Mycobacterium heidelbergense.
TGCCGCTGGCGGGCGCCGTCGTCCTGCTCTTCGGCGGCAGGCGCACCGACGCGTGGGGGCACCTGCTGGGCTGCGCCACCGCCCTCGCGGCGTTCGGGGTGGGGGCGACGCTGCTCGCCGACATGCTCGGCCGGGGCGAGGCCGACCGCGCCATCCACCAGAAGCTGTTCACCTGGATCCCCGTCGGCGGGCTCCAGGTCGACCTCGGGCTGCAGATCGACCAGCTGTCCATGTGTTTCGTGCTGCTGATCACCGGCGTCGGGTCGCTGATCCATATCTATTCGATCGGCTACATGGCCGACGACCCCGATCGCCGCCGGTTTTTCGGCTACCTCAACCTGTTTTTGGCGTCGATGCTGCTGCTGGTGGTCGCCGACAACTACGTGGTGCTCTACGTCGGCTGGGAAGGCGTCGGCCTGGCCTCCTACCTGCTGATCGGCTTCTGGTATCACAAGCCGTCGGCGGCCACGGCGGCCAAGAAGGCGTTCGTGATGAACCGGGTCGGCGACGCCGGGCTGGCCCTGGGCATGTTCCTGATGTTCAGCACCTTCGGAACCCTTTCTTACGCGGGCGTATTCGCCGGGGCGCCGTCGGCGTCGCGTGGTGCGTTGACCGCGATGGGGTTGCTGTTGCTGCTGGGCGCGTGCGCCAAGTCCGCGCAGGTCCCGCTGCAGGCCTGGCTGGGTGACGCGATGGAGGGCCCCACCCCGGTGTCCGCGCTGATCCACGCCGCCACCATGGTGACCGCCGGCGTGTACCTGATCGTGCGGTCCAACCCGCTGTACAACCTGGCGCCCGGCGCGCAGCTGGCCGTGGTCATCGTCGGCGCCGTCACCCTGCTGCTCGGGGCGTTCATCGGCTGCGCCAAGGACGACATCAAGCGCGCGCTGGCGGCGTCGACGATGAGCCAGATCGGCTACATGGTGCTGGCCGCCGGCCTGGGCCCGGCCGGCTACGCGTTCGCGATCATGCACCTGCTCACCCACGGCTTCTTCAAGGCCGGCCTGTTCCTCGGCTCCGGCGCGGTGATCCACGCCATGCACGAGGAGCAGGACATGCGCCGCTACGGCGGCCTGCGCGCCGCCCTGCCGGTCACCTTCGCCACGTTCGGACTGGGATACCTGGCGATCATCGGCGTGCCGCCGTTCGCGGGCTTCTTCTCCAAGGACGCCATCATCGAGGCGGCGCTGGGCGCCGGCGGCGTCCGGGGCTACGCGCTGGGCGGGGCCGCGCTGCTGGGCGCCGGCGTCACCGCGTTCTACATGACGCGGGTCATGCTGATGACGTTCTTCGGCGAAAAGCGTTGGGCGCCGGGCAGTCATCCGCACGAGGCGCCGGCCGTGATGGCGTGGCCGATGATCCTGCTCGCCGTCGGCTCGGTGTTCTCCGGCGGCCTGTTCGCCATCGGCGGCACCCTGCCGCGCTGGCTCGAACCGGTCGTCGGGGCCCACGAGGAGGTGACCCACGCGGTCCCCGGCTGGGTCAACACCACCCTGGCGCTGGGGGTCGTCGCCGTCGGCATCGCGGTGGCCTACCGGATGTACGGCGGCAGGGCGGAGATCCCCAGGGTGGCCCCGCTCGCGGTCTCGCCGCTCACGACGGCCGCGCGCAACGACCTGTACGGCGATGCCTTCAACGAGGAGGTGTTCATGCGCCCCGGCGCGCAACTGACCCAGGCGCTGGTCGAAGTCGACGACGCGGGGGTCGACGGTTCGGTCAACGCGCTGGCGGCAC
It includes:
- the nuoL gene encoding NADH-quinone oxidoreductase subunit L, which encodes MTHYTWLLVALPLAGAVVLLFGGRRTDAWGHLLGCATALAAFGVGATLLADMLGRGEADRAIHQKLFTWIPVGGLQVDLGLQIDQLSMCFVLLITGVGSLIHIYSIGYMADDPDRRRFFGYLNLFLASMLLLVVADNYVVLYVGWEGVGLASYLLIGFWYHKPSAATAAKKAFVMNRVGDAGLALGMFLMFSTFGTLSYAGVFAGAPSASRGALTAMGLLLLLGACAKSAQVPLQAWLGDAMEGPTPVSALIHAATMVTAGVYLIVRSNPLYNLAPGAQLAVVIVGAVTLLLGAFIGCAKDDIKRALAASTMSQIGYMVLAAGLGPAGYAFAIMHLLTHGFFKAGLFLGSGAVIHAMHEEQDMRRYGGLRAALPVTFATFGLGYLAIIGVPPFAGFFSKDAIIEAALGAGGVRGYALGGAALLGAGVTAFYMTRVMLMTFFGEKRWAPGSHPHEAPAVMAWPMILLAVGSVFSGGLFAIGGTLPRWLEPVVGAHEEVTHAVPGWVNTTLALGVVAVGIAVAYRMYGGRAEIPRVAPLAVSPLTTAARNDLYGDAFNEEVFMRPGAQLTQALVEVDDAGVDGSVNALAALVSRTSNRLRGLQTGFARNYALSMLAGAVLVAALILAVRAW